A single window of Xylocopilactobacillus apicola DNA harbors:
- a CDS encoding AEC family transporter, producing the protein MEAFITSLQSVAEIIIVIALGYWLKVSGKVGDEFKGNISFIIMNIALPASIFASVLKYLSRDKLAGLTGGLVYAFASFAASYLLAWILAKVLKIRKGRRGTFINMFANANTIFIGLPLNIALFGQKSLPYFLVYYVVNTISTWAIGVFFISADDPTVAKGTKKEFNWKKLLPAPLVGFLVSLVFLLLAIPVPGWITNTLNMVGGIVTPMSLIYIGIILADAGLSSIRFDRDTIWALLGRFVFVPAIMIMFILIGAKMGANLPSVEQSTLVIQAGTPGLAVLPILVGQSHGDVRYATNVVTTSTVLFVIVVPILMQVINMVF; encoded by the coding sequence ATGGAAGCTTTTATAACGTCACTTCAGAGTGTGGCTGAAATTATCATTGTCATAGCTCTTGGATATTGGCTGAAGGTTTCTGGCAAGGTCGGCGATGAATTTAAGGGAAACATCTCTTTTATAATTATGAATATCGCTTTGCCAGCCTCAATTTTTGCTTCAGTCCTTAAATACTTAAGCCGTGATAAACTTGCTGGCTTAACGGGCGGGCTGGTTTATGCGTTTGCTAGTTTTGCTGCCAGTTATTTACTAGCGTGGATTTTGGCTAAAGTATTGAAAATCAGAAAAGGTCGTCGTGGGACTTTTATCAACATGTTTGCCAACGCTAATACAATTTTTATTGGTCTGCCTTTAAATATCGCACTTTTTGGTCAAAAGAGTCTCCCTTATTTCTTGGTTTACTACGTGGTAAATACAATTTCAACTTGGGCAATCGGGGTATTCTTCATCTCAGCAGATGATCCAACGGTCGCAAAAGGAACCAAGAAGGAGTTTAACTGGAAGAAATTATTGCCAGCTCCTTTAGTTGGATTTCTAGTTTCTCTAGTGTTCTTATTGCTTGCGATTCCAGTTCCCGGCTGGATTACAAATACTTTGAACATGGTTGGAGGAATCGTAACACCAATGTCACTGATTTACATCGGAATCATCTTAGCTGACGCGGGATTGAGTTCGATTCGCTTTGATCGGGATACGATTTGGGCATTACTTGGAAGGTTCGTCTTCGTGCCAGCGATAATGATCATGTTTATCTTGATCGGAGCCAAAATGGGAGCGAATTTACCAAGTGTAGAACAAAGCACATTGGTAATTCAAGCTGGGACGCCAGGATTGGCGGTTTTACCAATCTTAGTCGGTCAATCGCATGGTGATGTCAGATACGCCACCAACGTGGTAACGACAAGTACAGTTTTGTTCGTGATCGTTGTTCCAATCTTGATGCAAGTAATAAATATGGTGTTTTAG
- a CDS encoding helix-turn-helix domain-containing protein has product MILKEILKILRKKNGYSQEQIAKKVFVSIQAVSKWENGQSVPSIDNLLLLSDIYGISLDNLVSGSPFFKKPYIVGNKFSFKKGILYLFIWTLSSLFLTGFGYQPFYIFLIVLTIGLILVLPELFDDYWIININDLSIKKYSKNDFRKISQLLFYPEEEKIKYSDITNVEIIYKPKARISPFDIGFDNFYLKLRTKDKNYRLELDYSGAKILPQFINYIERHNVDVYDKNNVIELLIKGESLYEYFNQRIN; this is encoded by the coding sequence ATGATTTTAAAAGAGATTCTCAAAATTTTGAGAAAGAAAAATGGCTACAGTCAAGAACAAATTGCAAAAAAAGTTTTTGTATCAATACAAGCAGTATCTAAATGGGAGAATGGGCAATCTGTCCCCAGCATAGATAATTTATTGCTCCTATCAGATATATATGGAATATCATTAGATAATCTTGTTAGCGGTAGTCCTTTTTTTAAAAAGCCTTATATAGTTGGAAATAAATTTAGTTTCAAAAAAGGTATTTTATATCTATTTATTTGGACTCTATCATCGCTTTTTTTAACTGGATTCGGTTATCAACCTTTTTATATTTTTTTAATTGTGCTTACAATTGGGTTAATTTTAGTTTTGCCAGAATTATTTGATGATTATTGGATCATAAATATAAATGACTTAAGTATAAAAAAGTATTCTAAGAATGATTTTCGCAAGATTAGTCAACTTCTTTTTTACCCCGAAGAAGAAAAAATAAAATACTCTGATATTACTAATGTTGAAATCATATACAAACCGAAAGCAAGAATATCTCCATTCGATATTGGTTTTGACAATTTTTATTTGAAACTTAGGACAAAAGATAAGAACTATAGACTGGAATTAGATTATTCAGGAGCAAAAATTTTACCACAATTTATTAACTACATAGAAAGGCATAATGTAGATGTATATGATAAAAATAATGTCATTGAGTTATTAATCAAAGGAGAATCATTATATGAATATTTTAATCAAAGAATTAATTAA
- a CDS encoding ArgE/DapE family deacylase → MKTEDKIEILRNLVSCKTVGGNEIEAAQYLKSVFDQHDIHSEVRPVEGNRANLVAEIGHGKPVLVVSGHLDVVAVNESEWESDPFTLTEKDGQLYGRGVTDMKSGMAAFVIAMIELKESNQPINGTVRLLATADEEITELGAEALYQDGAMKDADALLLGEPTGYFIMHTHTGAMDLDITALGQAAHSSRPQAGINAVENLIDFLDLLRKNILRATGHTISPILLKPTLFNLDKFHGGEQVNTIPSTAKAEVNIRTIAEYPNNKIVKIINDTTDAFNKFAKGKINCEIATNLIPIAGKPDSKLVSLLQKISQPYFKSMNDTPEKIKQNKAFADGFGVPYSPDKVIAGGAMGGTDASQLLADQPVGANYAVFGPGNETPHQSNEHLSKQMFLDFIEIYKQLFQEYFA, encoded by the coding sequence ATGAAAACAGAAGATAAAATTGAGATTTTACGTAATCTCGTTTCTTGTAAGACCGTCGGCGGTAACGAAATTGAAGCTGCGCAATACTTAAAGTCGGTTTTTGATCAACACGATATCCACAGTGAGGTTCGACCAGTTGAGGGAAATCGAGCAAATTTAGTTGCTGAAATCGGTCACGGCAAGCCCGTCTTGGTAGTTTCAGGTCACTTAGACGTTGTTGCGGTTAATGAAAGCGAATGGGAAAGTGATCCGTTTACTTTAACTGAAAAAGACGGACAGCTTTATGGGCGCGGCGTTACCGATATGAAGAGCGGCATGGCAGCTTTTGTTATTGCAATGATTGAGTTAAAGGAGTCCAACCAGCCAATTAATGGAACCGTGCGCTTGCTTGCCACCGCAGATGAAGAAATTACTGAGCTGGGTGCAGAAGCCTTGTATCAAGACGGTGCGATGAAAGACGCTGATGCACTTCTTTTGGGCGAACCAACCGGCTACTTCATTATGCACACCCATACCGGAGCGATGGATCTAGACATCACGGCCCTTGGTCAAGCGGCTCATAGTTCGCGTCCTCAAGCAGGAATCAATGCGGTCGAGAATTTAATCGACTTCTTAGACTTGCTTAGAAAAAATATCTTGCGAGCAACTGGACATACAATTAGTCCAATTTTGCTAAAGCCGACTTTATTCAACCTCGATAAGTTTCACGGTGGTGAACAAGTCAACACGATTCCAAGTACTGCTAAAGCAGAAGTTAACATTCGGACGATCGCCGAGTATCCGAATAATAAAATTGTCAAAATCATCAACGATACGACTGACGCTTTTAATAAATTCGCTAAAGGCAAAATCAATTGCGAAATTGCAACCAACCTGATCCCAATCGCTGGCAAGCCTGATTCTAAATTGGTTTCGCTGTTACAAAAAATTTCCCAGCCATATTTCAAGAGCATGAATGATACGCCGGAAAAAATTAAGCAAAATAAAGCTTTTGCTGACGGTTTCGGAGTACCTTATTCTCCTGACAAGGTTATTGCTGGTGGTGCGATGGGCGGAACGGATGCTTCCCAATTACTAGCTGATCAGCCAGTTGGTGCCAATTACGCCGTCTTTGGTCCCGGCAATGAAACTCCCCATCAATCTAATGAACATCTCTCCAAACAAATGTTTCTAGATTTTATTGAAATTTATAAGCAATTATTCCAAGAATACTTCGCTTAG
- a CDS encoding type II toxin-antitoxin system RelB/DinJ family antitoxin, whose protein sequence is MDKKRIQIQVDKDLAEDTEQVLKELGLTPTTAITILYKQIVAKGALPFEIALTDAQKATLNFLKLTEDTPVTVFNNADEVAKWLNDPNED, encoded by the coding sequence ATGGACAAAAAAAGAATTCAAATTCAAGTGGATAAAGATTTGGCTGAAGACACAGAACAAGTTTTAAAAGAATTAGGGTTAACTCCAACAACTGCAATTACAATCTTATATAAGCAAATTGTTGCCAAAGGTGCATTACCTTTTGAAATAGCACTAACAGATGCCCAAAAAGCGACCCTTAACTTTTTAAAATTAACTGAAGATACGCCCGTTACCGTTTTTAACAATGCTGACGAAGTGGCAAAATGGCTCAATGACCCAAATGAAGACTAA
- a CDS encoding SMI1/KNR4 family protein, translated as MQKFVDSGKKLTLLDIQGIGINFPKDLVDLYLHYNGGKVDGEKDFYIDEDNDVEVSVQTFLPMKYKRFEFDTLLEEMYQMFAMDKKLIPISYIPFAVDYGGYPYCINTLDHKIYIGYMDDYDGTPESTIRFISNSLAEFIDGMMSESEAY; from the coding sequence ATGCAAAAATTTGTAGATTCCGGGAAAAAGCTAACTTTATTAGATATCCAAGGAATCGGTATCAATTTTCCGAAAGATTTAGTTGATTTATATCTACATTACAATGGCGGAAAAGTTGATGGCGAAAAAGATTTTTACATCGACGAAGACAATGATGTTGAGGTCAGTGTTCAAACTTTTTTGCCGATGAAGTATAAGAGATTTGAATTCGATACGTTATTAGAAGAAATGTATCAAATGTTTGCGATGGATAAGAAACTTATTCCAATCTCTTATATTCCTTTTGCAGTTGATTACGGCGGATACCCTTATTGCATCAATACATTGGATCATAAGATCTATATAGGTTATATGGACGATTACGACGGGACACCTGAATCAACGATTCGTTTTATATCAAATTCTCTTGCGGAGTTTATCGACGGAATGATGTCAGAAAGCGAGGCTTATTGA
- a CDS encoding BspA family leucine-rich repeat surface protein encodes MLKKLGYLLTILSGIWALSFAMSFKEDDKAADFPEHVAQPADASDFKGALDNSDKSDSSKEVSNNVAEEPKLTRGVESQTEWWEYDGTSRVLTIHPHELNAAVDVTVTNIWPWHYDYNIKPTKVVIEPGVTAKGSLRGLFNGFGYLQTIVGLESLNTSAVTDMSYMFNKCRSLTSLNLSNFNTSNVVDMTCMFTNCGSLTSLDLSNCDTSSVTVMNGMFAGCGSLTSLNLRGQFNTSAVKDMTNMFQWINSLQNLDLGNFNVENVEEMSGMFQNSSIINLDLSMFKPSKATNMSKMFYGCSSEQINFGSNFDTGSVTNMKNMFTECGVKSLNIKDWNVSNVQNFQETFNNCYNLQQLDLSNWHTSEATTMASMFNNCQALTNLNLLNFDTRKVTDMSYMFYRGNNLLALDLSMFRTSEVTNMISMFYGCGALRELDISNFDTSKVTTMASMFQNCSNLTSLNVNGLFDTSIVTNMNNMFAGCGNLPELKVSNFNTANVTNMAGMFYACSSLSNLDLSNFNTSEVTRMDGMFYSCGSLSNLDLSNFNTAKVTRMDGMFQDCLTITDIDVTSFDVRNVVYFNKMFSNCQQLSSIDVSNFVTSSAQTMREMFDQCGSLMDLDLSNFDTRNVTDMAFMFRGCNKISTLDLTNFDSSSLTDMSNMFAQNKGSNLLKEVKFGSNFTASKVTNMTSLFSGCDKATNLDFVSSWTTSELIGMAGMFEYCKSIKTIDLSHFITDKVDNMSYMFRGCSSLTELDLSNFDMRQASVLYMIQGTSALWRLTLGPNSQITSGQFGLGDPVARTPIVDVNEPNENYYCTDPNWVEVDVNNGGTVHDPKGPKKLAKEIIAESLTRTDVRTYVWDQTGKVTFEVPGSIDFGVYKDKKYRGEKINSSKQTFKVIDSRNMPRQKTWQVSASVTPMTSASGASIAGNPLYYKDSDGVKQLNSNSILLNSKVTPAQAYEDIWEQSWHLMFEPIGKNIPEAGKYASTITWTLVDADGV; translated from the coding sequence TTGTTAAAAAAGTTAGGATATCTCTTGACAATACTGAGTGGAATTTGGGCGTTATCATTTGCCATGAGTTTTAAAGAGGACGACAAAGCGGCAGATTTCCCTGAACACGTTGCACAGCCAGCGGACGCAAGCGATTTCAAGGGAGCGTTAGATAATAGCGATAAATCCGATTCCTCAAAGGAGGTTTCAAATAACGTTGCCGAAGAACCGAAGCTTACGCGGGGAGTTGAAAGCCAGACTGAATGGTGGGAGTATGATGGCACTTCAAGAGTGCTCACAATTCACCCGCACGAACTGAATGCGGCTGTTGATGTGACTGTAACCAATATTTGGCCTTGGCATTACGACTATAATATAAAACCGACGAAAGTGGTCATAGAGCCAGGAGTTACGGCTAAAGGTTCGCTAAGAGGTTTGTTCAATGGGTTCGGTTATCTTCAAACTATTGTTGGACTTGAAAGTTTAAACACCAGTGCCGTAACCGATATGTCTTATATGTTCAATAAATGCAGGAGCCTGACCAGTCTTAATTTGAGCAACTTTAATACAAGTAATGTTGTTGATATGACTTGTATGTTTACCAATTGCGGGAGTTTAACTAGCCTTGATTTGAGTAATTGTGATACAAGTTCTGTGACTGTTATGAATGGGATGTTTGCGGGTTGCGGGAGTTTAACTAGTCTCAATCTGAGGGGACAGTTTAATACCAGCGCAGTTAAGGATATGACCAACATGTTCCAATGGATCAACAGTCTACAGAATTTAGATCTAGGAAACTTTAATGTCGAAAATGTTGAAGAAATGTCAGGCATGTTTCAAAATAGCTCGATCATAAATCTTGATTTGTCGATGTTTAAGCCAAGCAAGGCGACCAACATGTCAAAAATGTTTTATGGATGTTCATCAGAACAGATAAATTTCGGTTCCAATTTTGACACGGGTTCTGTAACAAATATGAAAAATATGTTTACTGAGTGCGGCGTTAAATCACTTAATATCAAGGATTGGAACGTCAGTAACGTTCAAAACTTTCAAGAAACGTTTAACAATTGCTACAACTTACAGCAGCTTGATTTGAGTAATTGGCACACAAGCGAAGCTACAACAATGGCATCGATGTTTAATAATTGCCAAGCTCTTACAAATTTAAATCTTCTTAATTTTGATACTAGAAAAGTTACAGATATGAGTTATATGTTCTATCGGGGCAATAATTTACTGGCACTAGATCTTTCGATGTTTCGAACCTCTGAAGTTACAAATATGATCTCGATGTTTTATGGATGTGGTGCACTTAGAGAACTTGACATAAGTAATTTCGATACGAGTAAAGTAACCACAATGGCAAGCATGTTTCAAAATTGCAGTAACTTAACTAGTCTAAATGTTAACGGATTATTTGATACGAGCATCGTTACGAATATGAATAATATGTTTGCGGGATGTGGGAATTTACCGGAACTAAAAGTGTCGAACTTCAATACCGCAAATGTAACCAATATGGCTGGTATGTTTTATGCGTGTAGCAGTTTATCTAACCTTGATTTGTCAAACTTCAATACCTCAGAAGTGACAAGAATGGATGGAATGTTTTATTCATGTGGCAGTTTATCTAACCTTGATTTGTCAAACTTCAATACCGCCAAAGTGACAAGAATGGATGGAATGTTTCAAGATTGTCTAACTATCACTGATATTGATGTGACGAGCTTTGACGTCAGAAATGTTGTTTATTTTAACAAAATGTTTTCAAATTGCCAACAGCTTTCAAGTATCGACGTCAGCAATTTCGTTACTTCATCTGCACAAACTATGCGTGAAATGTTTGATCAGTGCGGGTCGCTAATGGATTTGGATCTTAGTAATTTTGATACTAGAAACGTAACCGACATGGCTTTTATGTTTAGGGGCTGTAATAAAATTTCAACCCTTGATTTAACGAACTTTGATAGTAGTTCTTTAACTGACATGTCAAACATGTTTGCTCAAAACAAAGGCAGTAATCTACTTAAAGAAGTAAAGTTTGGAAGTAATTTTACAGCAAGTAAAGTGACCAATATGACTAGTTTGTTTAGTGGATGTGATAAAGCGACCAATCTCGACTTTGTGAGTTCATGGACTACCAGTGAACTAATTGGTATGGCTGGAATGTTTGAGTACTGTAAAAGTATAAAAACAATAGATTTATCTCACTTTATAACGGATAAAGTGGACAACATGTCTTATATGTTTCGAGGTTGTTCTAGTCTAACGGAGTTGGATTTAAGCAACTTCGACATGCGTCAAGCCAGTGTGTTATATATGATTCAAGGTACCTCCGCTCTATGGCGCTTAACCTTGGGTCCCAATTCGCAGATTACAAGTGGTCAATTTGGTTTGGGGGATCCAGTGGCTAGAACACCAATCGTTGATGTCAATGAACCTAATGAGAATTATTACTGTACTGATCCTAACTGGGTGGAAGTAGATGTTAATAACGGCGGGACAGTGCATGATCCTAAAGGTCCTAAAAAATTGGCAAAAGAAATTATTGCAGAATCACTAACTCGTACTGATGTTAGAACGTATGTGTGGGATCAAACCGGTAAGGTGACTTTTGAAGTTCCAGGGTCAATTGATTTTGGAGTGTACAAAGATAAAAAATATCGTGGAGAGAAGATCAACAGCAGTAAGCAAACTTTCAAGGTTATCGACAGTCGTAATATGCCACGGCAGAAAACTTGGCAAGTTAGCGCGTCTGTGACTCCAATGACCTCAGCAAGTGGCGCAAGTATCGCTGGCAATCCGCTCTATTACAAAGATTCTGATGGTGTAAAACAACTAAATTCGAATTCTATATTATTAAATTCAAAAGTTACACCAGCCCAAGCGTACGAAGATATCTGGGAACAATCATGGCATCTAATGTTCGAGCCGATCGGCAAGAATATCCCAGAAGCTGGGAAATATGCTTCAACGATCACATGGACGCTGGTTGACGCAGACGGTGTGTAG
- the relB gene encoding type II toxin-antitoxin system RelB family antitoxin, with protein sequence MTQATSVRFDDRINDLLNVYTESHSISKSEFIQAAVQEKLEDWLDIEKSDLAFKAWLDDNKRTLSWDETLKELNLENE encoded by the coding sequence ATGACCCAGGCAACTTCGGTTAGATTCGACGATCGAATCAATGATCTGTTAAATGTTTATACGGAATCTCATTCAATTAGTAAGTCTGAATTCATTCAGGCAGCTGTGCAGGAAAAATTAGAAGATTGGCTTGATATTGAGAAATCTGATTTAGCTTTTAAAGCATGGCTGGATGATAATAAGAGAACTTTAAGTTGGGATGAAACGCTTAAAGAATTAAATTTAGAAAATGAGTAG
- a CDS encoding type II toxin-antitoxin system RelE family toxin, with translation MSRYSVRTTAYFRKSFKKLSPDVQKTIAKFINKVDFPSTPGKKLVGNLSGYVRFRVGSYRLITVINDDQLVITAVYVGKRSDVYNVNKRNFFEIV, from the coding sequence ATGAGTAGATATTCGGTTAGAACTACTGCATATTTTCGAAAATCTTTTAAAAAATTATCTCCTGATGTTCAAAAGACGATTGCGAAGTTTATAAATAAAGTTGATTTTCCCAGCACGCCAGGGAAAAAGTTAGTAGGAAATTTATCGGGTTATGTGCGATTTAGAGTTGGGTCTTACCGCTTGATAACGGTAATTAACGATGATCAACTTGTAATAACAGCTGTTTATGTAGGTAAACGATCAGATGTCTATAATGTAAATAAAAGAAATTTTTTTGAAATAGTTTGA
- a CDS encoding Panacea domain-containing protein: MGMHELAKHILAVANENELGVTNLQLQKVMYFVVRSYLVNHEDFRSDPFIHELYNDKFETWPYGPVVPDIYYLYNSYGSLEIFNEGSYDDEYKIFDSVIINFLKMDVFKLVRATQTQPLWQEHRHEILNHINTYEYGLEDIIEHG, encoded by the coding sequence ATGGGGATGCACGAGTTAGCTAAGCACATTTTGGCGGTAGCTAATGAAAATGAGCTTGGGGTAACGAATTTACAGTTACAAAAAGTGATGTATTTTGTCGTGAGAAGCTATCTTGTAAATCATGAAGATTTTAGAAGCGATCCATTCATTCATGAACTCTACAACGATAAGTTCGAGACGTGGCCATACGGACCAGTCGTGCCAGATATCTACTATTTATATAATTCATATGGTAGTTTGGAGATTTTCAATGAAGGAAGTTATGATGATGAGTATAAAATATTTGATTCGGTCATCATCAATTTTTTGAAAATGGATGTCTTTAAATTGGTGCGTGCAACCCAGACGCAACCGCTTTGGCAGGAACACCGACATGAAATTTTAAATCACATCAATACTTACGAATATGGATTGGAGGACATCATTGAGCATGGATAA
- the relB gene encoding type II toxin-antitoxin system RelB family antitoxin: MTTTNEWLQKMADLYGVSLSDLLKKYSIEQLEDEYDAKVGEAAYKHYQEAGEPLKTIEQVMEELLKPNNAQ; encoded by the coding sequence ATGACAACAACTAATGAATGGTTACAAAAAATGGCCGATCTCTATGGAGTCAGCCTTTCTGATTTGCTAAAGAAGTACTCAATCGAACAACTTGAAGATGAATATGATGCAAAAGTTGGCGAAGCTGCTTACAAGCACTATCAAGAAGCAGGAGAACCTCTAAAAACAATAGAACAAGTAATGGAAGAATTATTAAAGCCTAATAATGCTCAATAA
- the yaaA gene encoding peroxide stress protein YaaA produces MITLISPAKKLDFKSPLLTQKFTQPQYLPDAKVLIKYCQKLTPADLQSLMSISPKLAELNYERFQNWQNDSTIDNSRQAIQAFKGDVYEGLQVEDFSDSDLKFAQTHLRILSGLYGILRPLDLIQPYRLEMGIKLPNGKNSNLYQFWGDRLTQNLNDEGQSTVINLASNEYFKAIQPQELKANLIQPIFLDEKNGEYKIISFYAKKARGLMSRFIIKNQLQQVEDLKDFDLAGYHFDKNRSTESVWAFVRPESQTGKQRGEK; encoded by the coding sequence ATGATTACACTGATCTCACCTGCAAAAAAATTAGATTTTAAATCACCATTATTAACTCAAAAGTTCACCCAGCCTCAATACCTTCCCGATGCGAAAGTCCTCATTAAATATTGCCAAAAACTAACTCCCGCCGATTTACAAAGTTTAATGTCAATCAGTCCAAAACTCGCTGAACTGAATTACGAACGATTCCAAAATTGGCAAAATGACTCGACTATAGACAACTCTCGCCAGGCAATTCAAGCTTTTAAAGGAGACGTCTATGAAGGACTGCAAGTGGAGGACTTCTCAGACTCTGATTTAAAATTTGCGCAAACTCATTTACGAATATTATCTGGCTTGTACGGCATCTTAAGACCACTTGACTTAATCCAGCCATATCGATTGGAAATGGGGATCAAATTACCGAATGGGAAAAACAGTAATTTATATCAATTTTGGGGCGACCGACTGACCCAAAACCTCAACGATGAAGGGCAGTCAACCGTAATCAATCTTGCTTCAAACGAATATTTTAAAGCCATTCAGCCTCAAGAGCTAAAAGCAAACCTGATTCAGCCGATTTTTTTGGACGAGAAAAACGGCGAATATAAAATCATCAGTTTTTATGCAAAAAAAGCCCGCGGACTAATGAGCAGATTTATCATCAAAAATCAGCTCCAACAAGTCGAAGACTTAAAGGACTTTGACCTCGCTGGATATCATTTTGATAAAAACCGCTCAACTGAATCCGTCTGGGCTTTTGTGCGACCAGAATCCCAAACAGGTAAACAAAGAGGTGAAAAATGA